Below is a genomic region from Sinorhizobium meliloti.
GGGGATCATGGTCATGGACGAGTTGAGCGAGGTCAATCGCCGGCTGAAGAGCATCGAAGCGGAAGTGGACGATCTGAAGAGAGGCCGCGATACCGCGCTTTCGGATCAGACGAGAAGCGAGGAGGCGCTTGCCTCGGCGCTCGGCGAGGTGACGGCGCAGATTCAGGATATCGCCGCCAAGCTCAACGGGCGGCCGACTCCCTCGGCAAATTGAGCCCCGCCTGCGATTTCGCAGAAATTATGCAGCTCCATCGCATCCGGCTCTGGTGAAAAGCCCCGGGACGCTCTA
It encodes:
- a CDS encoding cell division protein ZapA, coding for MAQVTVTIDGKAYRMACEEGQEDHLGDLATRFDQYVGHLKAQFGEIGDLRITVMAGIMVMDELSEVNRRLKSIEAEVDDLKRGRDTALSDQTRSEEALASALGEVTAQIQDIAAKLNGRPTPSAN